Proteins encoded by one window of Chryseobacterium foetidum:
- the tamL gene encoding translocation and assembly module lipoprotein TamL, with translation MSCKHYKKSPQKYYKILSFATFIILLYACSTTKKVPDGEYLLTKNTFEFEDGKQPFDDELKDYVQQKPNKKQLLFLPLSLWFYNAANPKYDTILNEYMTYPSEMRNQKLRDSLFIKYNMQSSVGKSLFMDRLYHNWGSPPVIFDETRTEKSAASIENRLTYRGFWDGEVTVSDKRDSADKKASVNYTIKHNSPTIIKDYYYNIPDLAIKSHFKDNISKSIVRKGEILDQTNLEKEVSRINEIMRNRGYYKFNSANNEVFFVADSLKSRKEVPLTLEIHKDSVNTPYKVATIGNIDVAVVDDISDYYEKRTTQDSLRRIRFHKVDDRYKNQALWRAVIEDHKSVYDQKKLNLTKRNFSAMNNFSILKSEVDYRKDDGGKVSDSILDVLYILKPLDKFELKLGTDINYSQLLNLGISPSVDLTTRNIFGGAENLSTSLSGTFGRIVNPRDISKRIGAYEISAQASLQFPRLLLPFSYYKLIPKRYTPTSSIVLGASVQNNIGLGRVNFNTGLNYFANVNDQVSHRLSLFNTQFSLTKNKDSYYDFFVGDDNIRRAAFDDYFVYNPQLGQQFNAGQLTRDQVSMMIVGDQGYVATLDPTRASRLLAFTGTLVNKDRQTQDVIISSMIYNFVYNEIGKKDYPNAFYFNGKVELAGNIPSIFNQKRDEGGVVTSPQKTIFGIPYAQFVKFDFDVRKYYKINGNQTLALRQFVGVGIPYGNSSSMPFVRSYFNGGSNDIRAWVAFGGLGPGASQIDERVRTYLMGNVKLTTNIEYRLPFNDMYEGAIFTDIGNIWNLEDSGFDDQFKFSKFIRQMGVGSGLGLRVNIAYITLRLDLAYKIYDPNKPDSERWRLKNFDLFKPTMNIAFGYPF, from the coding sequence ATGAGCTGTAAGCATTATAAGAAATCTCCTCAAAAGTATTATAAAATTCTATCATTTGCAACATTTATTATTCTACTTTATGCCTGCAGCACCACCAAAAAAGTACCTGACGGGGAATATCTTCTTACCAAAAACACCTTTGAATTTGAAGATGGAAAACAGCCTTTTGACGACGAGCTGAAAGATTACGTTCAGCAAAAACCCAACAAAAAACAACTTCTTTTTCTTCCTCTGAGTCTTTGGTTTTATAACGCTGCAAACCCGAAATACGATACGATTTTAAATGAATACATGACGTACCCCAGCGAAATGAGAAATCAGAAGCTGAGAGACTCACTTTTCATTAAATACAACATGCAGAGCAGCGTAGGGAAAAGTTTGTTTATGGACAGACTTTACCACAATTGGGGAAGTCCACCCGTTATTTTTGACGAAACAAGAACTGAAAAAAGCGCAGCATCAATTGAAAACCGCCTTACCTACAGAGGTTTTTGGGATGGAGAGGTAACAGTTTCTGATAAACGAGATTCGGCAGATAAAAAGGCAAGTGTAAATTATACCATCAAACACAACAGCCCCACAATTATAAAAGATTATTATTACAATATTCCTGATTTGGCAATTAAGTCACACTTTAAAGACAATATTTCAAAATCTATTGTGAGAAAAGGTGAAATTCTTGATCAGACCAATCTTGAAAAAGAAGTATCGAGAATCAACGAAATCATGCGAAACCGCGGTTATTATAAATTCAATAGCGCTAATAATGAAGTTTTCTTTGTAGCAGATTCTTTAAAAAGCAGAAAAGAAGTTCCTCTTACCCTTGAAATACATAAAGATTCTGTAAATACACCTTACAAAGTGGCAACCATTGGTAATATTGATGTGGCGGTTGTGGATGATATTTCAGATTATTACGAAAAGAGAACAACACAGGACAGCCTCAGAAGAATCCGTTTCCATAAAGTGGATGACCGTTACAAAAATCAGGCTTTGTGGCGGGCTGTAATTGAAGATCATAAATCTGTTTATGATCAGAAAAAACTCAACCTTACCAAACGCAATTTTTCAGCAATGAACAATTTCAGTATTTTGAAAAGTGAAGTTGATTACCGAAAAGATGACGGCGGAAAAGTGAGTGACAGCATCCTTGATGTTTTGTATATACTAAAACCTCTGGATAAATTTGAACTGAAACTGGGAACCGACATCAACTATTCTCAACTTTTAAATTTAGGTATTTCACCTTCGGTTGACCTTACAACTAGAAATATTTTTGGAGGTGCTGAAAACCTTTCTACAAGTCTTTCCGGCACATTTGGAAGAATTGTAAACCCCAGAGACATCAGCAAAAGAATTGGTGCTTACGAAATTTCTGCTCAGGCATCGCTTCAGTTTCCAAGATTATTGTTGCCTTTTTCTTATTATAAACTGATTCCGAAGAGGTACACTCCTACTTCATCCATTGTTTTAGGAGCTTCTGTACAAAACAATATCGGTTTGGGAAGAGTCAATTTCAATACAGGTCTAAATTATTTTGCCAATGTAAATGATCAGGTTTCACACAGACTTTCACTGTTTAATACACAGTTTAGTTTAACCAAAAATAAAGACAGCTATTACGATTTTTTTGTAGGTGACGATAATATAAGAAGAGCTGCTTTTGATGATTATTTTGTATATAATCCTCAATTGGGTCAGCAGTTTAATGCAGGTCAGCTTACAAGAGATCAGGTTTCTATGATGATCGTTGGAGATCAGGGGTATGTTGCCACGCTAGATCCCACCAGAGCAAGCCGTTTGCTGGCATTCACCGGAACTTTGGTGAATAAAGACAGACAGACGCAGGACGTAATTATTTCATCCATGATATACAATTTTGTTTATAATGAAATTGGTAAAAAAGACTATCCGAATGCATTTTATTTTAACGGAAAAGTAGAACTGGCAGGAAATATCCCAAGTATTTTTAATCAGAAAAGAGATGAAGGCGGCGTGGTAACGAGTCCGCAAAAAACGATTTTCGGAATTCCTTATGCGCAATTTGTGAAGTTTGATTTTGATGTCAGAAAATACTATAAAATCAACGGAAACCAAACATTGGCTCTGAGACAGTTCGTCGGTGTCGGAATTCCTTACGGAAACTCTTCATCGATGCCTTTTGTGCGTTCTTATTTCAACGGAGGTTCCAATGATATCAGGGCTTGGGTTGCCTTCGGTGGTTTGGGGCCTGGAGCTTCTCAGATCGATGAGCGTGTTCGTACTTATTTGATGGGAAATGTAAAACTGACAACGAATATTGAATACCGTCTGCCCTTTAATGACATGTACGAAGGAGCCATATTTACAGACATCGGAAACATCTGGAATCTCGAAGACAGCGGTTTTGATGACCAATTTAAATTCAGCAAATTCATCCGTCAGATGGGTGTAGGTAGTGGATTGGGATTGAGAGTGAATATTGCTTATATCACTTTAAGACTGGATCTTGCCTACAAAATCTATGACCCAAACAAACCTGATTCAGAAAGATGGAGACTGAAAAATTTCGATCTGTTTAAACCAACGATGAACATCGCATTCGGATATCCGTTCTAA
- a CDS encoding TrmH family RNA methyltransferase, translating to MLTAHTIKVLQSLDKKKFRQKYNLFLVEGNKIISELPQSNYKIKEIFSTDPEKLDLKDISGIPVTVSELKKISFLQNPKDSVAVCHLNEESEFKEKDFQIVLDGIQDPGNLGTIIRLADWFGIEQIVCSEDTVDFYNPKVIQATMGSFTRVNIVYENLVDYLSQTDNQNIGTDMTGENIYSFKKPEKINLILGNEGKGMRPETEKLLHESVCIPRFGKSQSTESLNVSMAAGIILGQLFSK from the coding sequence ATGCTTACAGCTCATACAATAAAAGTTTTACAGTCTCTTGATAAAAAGAAGTTCAGGCAAAAATACAATTTGTTTTTGGTTGAAGGCAACAAAATCATTTCAGAACTTCCTCAATCTAACTATAAAATTAAAGAAATATTTTCTACCGATCCGGAAAAATTAGATTTAAAAGATATTTCAGGCATACCAGTTACCGTAAGTGAATTAAAAAAAATAAGTTTTCTTCAAAATCCAAAAGATTCTGTAGCAGTTTGTCATTTAAATGAAGAATCGGAATTTAAGGAAAAAGATTTTCAGATTGTTTTGGATGGAATACAGGATCCGGGAAATCTTGGGACAATCATCCGTCTGGCAGACTGGTTTGGTATTGAACAGATTGTTTGCAGTGAAGATACGGTAGATTTTTACAATCCAAAAGTCATTCAGGCAACAATGGGATCTTTTACGAGAGTGAATATTGTTTATGAAAATCTTGTTGATTATTTGTCTCAGACTGATAATCAAAATATCGGTACAGATATGACAGGCGAAAATATTTACAGTTTTAAAAAGCCGGAAAAAATCAACTTAATTTTGGGAAACGAGGGCAAGGGAATGCGTCCCGAAACTGAAAAATTACTTCATGAAAGTGTCTGCATCCCAAGATTCGGAAAATCGCAATCTACAGAGAGCCTCAATGTCTCCATGGCTGCAGGAATTATTTTAGGTCAGCTTTTTTCGAAATAA
- the cmk gene encoding (d)CMP kinase has protein sequence MKKPVIAIDGFSSTGKSSISKIIAQKLDLVHLDTGALYRGVTWFALQNCCKEDGNVDLDDLFNNFHHIHLEFKNIENELVLFLNEINITKEIRSNQVTENVSNVAKQAKVREFLLDHQRKLAEKGGIIMDGRDIGTVVLPDADFKFFLTASIDERTKRRYQELLTLGIDANEDQVKQNLIERDKIDSEREVAPLKQADDAIVIDNTEMTKKETIEKILNYVENF, from the coding sequence ATGAAAAAACCGGTAATTGCCATAGACGGATTTTCTTCCACTGGAAAAAGTTCGATTTCTAAAATCATTGCGCAAAAACTTGATCTTGTACATTTAGACACGGGAGCACTGTATCGCGGCGTGACTTGGTTTGCTCTTCAAAACTGCTGCAAAGAAGACGGCAACGTTGATCTTGATGATTTATTTAACAACTTTCATCACATTCATCTTGAATTTAAAAATATTGAAAACGAGCTCGTTCTTTTTCTGAACGAAATCAATATCACCAAAGAAATCCGAAGCAATCAAGTGACTGAAAACGTCAGCAATGTCGCAAAACAGGCCAAAGTAAGAGAATTTTTACTTGATCACCAAAGAAAACTGGCAGAAAAAGGAGGAATCATCATGGATGGCAGAGACATCGGAACTGTGGTTTTACCTGACGCAGATTTTAAATTCTTTCTCACCGCAAGCATAGACGAACGTACAAAAAGAAGATATCAGGAACTTCTTACTCTCGGAATCGATGCCAATGAAGATCAGGTGAAACAAAATCTTATTGAAAGGGATAAAATAGACAGTGAAAGAGAAGTTGCCCCATTGAAACAGGCTGACGATGCGATCGTTATTGACAATACTGAAATGACAAAAAAAGAAACCATCGAAAAGATATTAAATTATGTTGAAAATTTTTAA
- a CDS encoding YtxH domain-containing protein, which produces MSKKGNTAGILAGLLAGAAAGVVLGMLYAPEEGKETRKKIKTKANDLKDQAKNKYGEVSDKVKEQYDSISTTFKDTANNVAHTVKDGYDKYKDQIVSKTSDVVKDVENGLNDLK; this is translated from the coding sequence ATGTCTAAAAAAGGAAATACAGCAGGGATTTTAGCAGGATTATTAGCAGGTGCCGCAGCTGGCGTAGTTTTAGGAATGCTTTACGCTCCTGAAGAAGGTAAAGAAACAAGAAAAAAAATTAAAACTAAGGCTAATGATCTTAAAGATCAGGCTAAAAATAAATACGGAGAAGTTTCGGACAAAGTAAAGGAGCAATATGACAGTATTTCCACTACTTTTAAAGATACTGCCAATAATGTAGCTCATACTGTAAAAGACGGATATGACAAATACAAAGACCAGATCGTATCTAAAACTTCAGACGTCGTAAAAGATGTGGAAAATGGTCTTAACGACTTGAAATAA
- a CDS encoding SanA/YdcF family protein produces the protein MRIIKNIFKFIFLSAEVVILLMALCNAWVFGLTNGRTYTKISKIPPREVALVLGTSPRMRSGVSNPYFTKRMDAAALLYHHGKIKTIIVSGEKSKGYDEPAAMKNYLIYQEGVPEHIIVEDPKGFNTYKSILRCKNTYKKKNVIIVSQGFHNLRALFFARNNSMNALGFDAQDVSKPESFYRNQSRESLARVAAVAYFILGISPD, from the coding sequence TTGAGAATCATTAAAAACATATTCAAATTTATTTTTCTGTCAGCGGAAGTTGTTATTCTGCTGATGGCTTTGTGCAATGCGTGGGTTTTTGGGCTGACCAACGGAAGAACGTACACTAAAATTTCAAAAATTCCGCCACGTGAGGTTGCTTTGGTGTTGGGAACTTCGCCAAGAATGCGTTCAGGAGTTTCCAATCCGTATTTTACCAAAAGGATGGATGCAGCGGCACTACTTTATCATCATGGAAAGATAAAAACTATCATTGTAAGCGGTGAAAAAAGCAAGGGTTACGACGAACCTGCTGCCATGAAAAATTATCTGATTTATCAGGAAGGCGTTCCTGAACACATCATTGTAGAAGATCCAAAAGGTTTTAATACTTATAAAAGTATTCTCCGTTGCAAGAACACGTACAAAAAGAAAAACGTCATCATTGTTTCTCAGGGGTTTCACAATCTAAGAGCTTTATTTTTCGCCAGAAACAATTCTATGAATGCTTTGGGATTTGATGCTCAGGATGTATCAAAACCTGAGAGTTTCTATAGAAATCAATCCAGAGAAAGTCTTGCAAGAGTAGCTGCTGTGGCCTATTTCATACTCGGTATTTCGCCGGATTAA
- a CDS encoding flavin reductase family protein: protein MKEQIYKGKPTEFHPLKIAKKQDLTKNTFTLEFEIPEDLEWLFSFESGQFVTVLFEDDGKEFLNDYSITSAPFEKKITLGIKISSEDSSASKLYQKFNEGDILFVSKPAGRFTLVSKPSEFRTIVGFAAGIGITPVLSHFKNILHQEPRTRLFLFYGNRNFENLAYREELDQLARFYGDRLQIFYFFSRENTANSFFSGRLDEKKLNLIINQILHLDDTDEESTIWDAVDEVLICGKGEMIKSLANACYQHGIPKNNIHFELFEEFNDDIYPIEKEFPLIENIEIEYTMLGKNYQTKLPDNREKILQQLLTLKFPVPYSCKSGICGSCECYLEEGEVELLENEYLTEKEESQGKILACMSIAKTKKIKLNFDFS, encoded by the coding sequence ATGAAAGAGCAAATTTACAAAGGCAAACCCACGGAATTTCATCCGTTAAAAATAGCTAAAAAGCAAGACCTGACCAAAAATACTTTCACCCTGGAATTTGAAATTCCAGAGGATTTGGAGTGGCTTTTTTCGTTTGAGTCCGGTCAGTTTGTGACCGTTCTGTTTGAGGATGACGGGAAAGAATTTCTTAATGATTATTCAATAACTTCGGCTCCGTTTGAAAAAAAGATTACTTTAGGAATCAAGATCAGTTCTGAAGACAGCAGTGCTTCAAAACTTTACCAAAAATTTAATGAAGGCGATATCTTATTTGTAAGTAAGCCGGCAGGAAGATTTACTTTGGTTTCAAAACCTAGCGAGTTCAGAACGATTGTGGGTTTTGCAGCTGGAATTGGGATTACGCCGGTTTTAAGCCATTTTAAAAATATTCTTCATCAGGAACCGAGAACAAGGCTTTTCCTTTTTTACGGGAACAGAAACTTTGAAAACCTTGCTTACCGTGAGGAACTTGATCAGCTTGCCCGTTTTTATGGCGACAGATTACAGATTTTCTACTTTTTTTCAAGGGAAAATACAGCAAACTCTTTTTTTTCAGGAAGACTTGATGAGAAAAAATTAAATTTAATCATCAATCAGATTCTCCATTTGGATGATACCGATGAAGAATCAACGATTTGGGATGCGGTGGATGAAGTTTTGATTTGTGGGAAAGGTGAAATGATAAAAAGCCTCGCCAACGCCTGCTACCAACACGGAATCCCGAAAAACAATATTCATTTTGAGCTTTTTGAAGAGTTTAACGACGATATTTATCCTATAGAAAAAGAATTTCCACTGATAGAAAATATTGAGATTGAATATACGATGCTCGGGAAAAATTACCAGACTAAACTTCCTGATAACAGAGAAAAAATTCTGCAGCAGCTTTTAACTTTAAAATTTCCAGTACCATATTCCTGCAAATCAGGGATTTGTGGGAGTTGTGAATGTTATTTGGAAGAAGGCGAAGTTGAGCTTCTGGAGAACGAATATTTAACTGAAAAAGAAGAATCTCAGGGAAAAATTTTAGCCTGTATGTCGATTGCTAAAACTAAAAAAATAAAGCTTAATTTTGATTTCAGTTGA
- a CDS encoding phosphoribosyl-ATP pyrophosphatase — translation MSVNFNSLEELKRKKKLLQAEVDDLEAILTFKNAKESLSAFTNGFTDQYLKEKTDEDGEEKTVLRKDVIAKQVTSEVKNMIFSRNTAVGLAGSAFKGDALEGLIKLGTTALVANYAKKNLKSSNWKKKAIGIALIYLAPVALKFLRNKMEAYQKTKSVSSMEQLI, via the coding sequence ATGAGTGTAAATTTTAACAGTCTTGAAGAGCTTAAAAGAAAGAAAAAACTTTTACAGGCAGAAGTGGATGATTTGGAAGCAATTCTTACATTTAAAAATGCCAAAGAAAGTTTAAGCGCATTTACAAACGGTTTTACAGACCAGTATCTGAAAGAAAAAACAGACGAGGATGGTGAAGAAAAAACCGTTCTGAGAAAAGATGTTATCGCAAAACAGGTAACTTCTGAAGTAAAAAATATGATTTTCAGCAGAAACACAGCTGTAGGATTAGCAGGAAGCGCTTTCAAAGGTGATGCTCTGGAAGGTTTGATTAAACTTGGAACAACTGCTCTGGTAGCAAACTATGCCAAGAAAAATCTGAAAAGCAGTAACTGGAAGAAAAAAGCAATCGGTATCGCACTGATTTATCTTGCACCTGTTGCCTTGAAATTTTTGAGAAATAAAATGGAAGCTTACCAGAAAACAAAAAGCGTTTCCAGCATGGAACAGTTAATTTGA
- a CDS encoding TlpA family protein disulfide reductase yields MKKLILSAFVLVALSSCKKENTNQETAQDTNSENTDSVAKTEDQPAAKPLPMVTLAKTADFLGKKNDTLYVTNFFATWCGPCVKEIPHFKNKIEEFKGQPVKITFVSLDQKEVWNSEVPRFTQEQGIQDYTVLLDGTQLDANFFASNFKEWNGSAIPFTFMRKGDKTDETLGMISEAQLNEKMAKLLK; encoded by the coding sequence ATGAAGAAACTAATTTTGTCAGCATTTGTTTTGGTCGCTTTGTCATCATGCAAAAAGGAAAATACAAATCAGGAAACAGCTCAAGATACAAATTCTGAAAATACAGATTCCGTTGCAAAAACAGAAGATCAACCTGCAGCAAAGCCTTTGCCAATGGTAACTCTGGCAAAGACAGCAGACTTTTTGGGAAAGAAAAACGATACTCTTTATGTTACCAATTTCTTCGCAACATGGTGCGGACCGTGTGTAAAAGAAATTCCACATTTCAAAAATAAAATTGAAGAATTCAAAGGCCAGCCTGTAAAAATTACTTTTGTAAGCCTAGACCAGAAAGAAGTCTGGAATTCTGAGGTTCCGCGTTTCACACAGGAGCAGGGAATTCAGGATTACACCGTTTTACTGGATGGAACACAGCTGGATGCCAACTTTTTTGCTTCCAATTTTAAGGAGTGGAACGGCAGCGCAATTCCGTTTACTTTTATGAGGAAAGGCGACAAAACCGATGAAACTCTAGGTATGATCAGCGAAGCCCAGTTGAATGAAAAGATGGCAAAGCTTTTAAAATAA
- a CDS encoding IS1595 family transposase, producing the protein MDIFSFTAHFGTEEDCRIHFKKQRDKIGVACKCGHKEHFWIKSIWSYECKKCRKRTSLKSGTIMQNSNLSFLIWYKTMFLMSVTKKGFSSKEIQKQLGLKRYEPVWAMVHKLRKAMGTRDEKYTLEGMIEFDEGYFTVESSEIEQEKGVRGRGAAGKQNVAVMAESTPLENIETGEKSKSCRYFKAKVLETHLSLEINETIKESIDNQSIVFTDKSTSYVDISDFVELHITEKSDKETTNETLKWVHITISNAKRNLLGNYHKIKRKYLQLYLNEFIYKLNRRYFGDQLFERLIIANITAV; encoded by the coding sequence ATGGATATATTTAGCTTTACCGCTCATTTTGGGACAGAGGAAGATTGCAGAATTCATTTTAAGAAACAGAGAGATAAGATTGGCGTGGCATGCAAATGTGGTCATAAAGAACATTTCTGGATTAAGAGCATTTGGAGCTACGAATGCAAAAAATGCCGTAAAAGGACTTCTTTGAAAAGCGGCACCATTATGCAGAACTCTAATCTTTCATTTTTAATTTGGTATAAGACAATGTTCTTAATGAGCGTTACAAAAAAAGGATTTTCGTCTAAAGAAATTCAGAAGCAATTGGGATTGAAACGCTATGAGCCTGTTTGGGCAATGGTTCATAAGCTAAGAAAAGCAATGGGAACACGGGACGAAAAATATACTTTAGAAGGAATGATTGAATTTGATGAAGGCTATTTTACAGTAGAATCCAGTGAGATTGAGCAGGAAAAAGGAGTCCGCGGCAGAGGTGCAGCGGGCAAACAAAATGTTGCTGTAATGGCCGAATCTACGCCTTTGGAAAATATAGAGACTGGTGAAAAATCAAAATCCTGCAGATACTTTAAAGCTAAAGTTTTAGAAACGCATCTTTCCCTTGAAATCAACGAAACCATTAAGGAATCGATCGATAATCAAAGTATTGTTTTCACTGATAAAAGTACCTCGTACGTTGATATCTCTGATTTTGTAGAGCTTCATATCACAGAGAAATCGGATAAAGAAACCACAAATGAAACCTTAAAATGGGTTCATATTACCATTAGTAATGCAAAACGGAATTTATTGGGAAATTATCATAAAATCAAAAGAAAATACCTTCAACTGTATTTAAATGAATTTATCTACAAACTAAATCGGAGATATTTCGGCGACCAACTCTTCGAAAGGCTCATTATTGCTAATATTACAGCGGTATGA
- a CDS encoding MarR family winged helix-turn-helix transcriptional regulator: protein MDQNNKEKTENIDLILKQTWISVQKMYSDLAQEYDSTAVQALTLLKIDPKEGTRSTNLGPKMAIEPTSLTRIIKLLEDNGYIYKEKTTQDKREVIIKLTDKGLNSRNLSKEVVVNFNKRVMEKIAPEKLEVFKEVMTEIMKISSDLNNKK, encoded by the coding sequence ATGGATCAAAACAATAAAGAAAAAACTGAAAACATCGATCTTATTCTGAAGCAGACATGGATATCGGTACAGAAAATGTACTCAGACCTTGCGCAGGAGTACGATTCCACCGCGGTACAGGCGCTCACACTTCTCAAGATCGATCCTAAAGAAGGAACCAGAAGCACTAATTTAGGTCCAAAAATGGCCATCGAGCCCACTTCTCTTACCAGAATCATTAAGCTTTTGGAAGACAACGGCTATATCTACAAAGAAAAAACAACGCAGGACAAGCGCGAAGTGATTATCAAACTTACAGATAAAGGGCTGAACTCAAGAAATTTATCAAAAGAAGTCGTTGTTAACTTCAACAAGAGAGTCATGGAAAAAATTGCCCCTGAAAAACTGGAGGTTTTCAAAGAAGTCATGACTGAAATTATGAAAATATCAAGCGACCTGAACAATAAGAAATAG
- a CDS encoding ABC transporter ATP-binding protein, whose product MHLQINQANIGYDKTLISNANASLKLGDVCLLIGNNGVGKTTLIKSILHQNPLLGGEILIENKNVKDLTVKEIAENIAIVFSKAVIPQNYTVEDLISLGKYIYYPFYFELKKQDRAEVAEIIEELDLAQYKNTPLKNLSDGNLQKAFIGRALTQNSPIIILDEPTTHLDEKNKIIILKTLRKLAKEQNKLILFSSHDWRLAKEFADKIWYIKEKQLFAGMVEDVMIQNDELTNASLFQVNKNFVAPSISSPEIQKEMLYSLLQKNFQKDLSGLSFTYQNKIWNISDTNTTYQCESFEDILKIIQNIH is encoded by the coding sequence ATGCACCTACAAATCAACCAAGCCAACATCGGCTACGACAAAACCCTTATTTCAAATGCCAACGCATCTTTGAAATTGGGAGACGTCTGCCTTTTGATAGGAAATAACGGTGTAGGAAAAACAACTTTAATCAAATCTATTCTCCATCAGAATCCTTTGTTGGGTGGCGAAATTTTAATTGAAAATAAAAACGTAAAAGATTTAACTGTAAAAGAAATTGCAGAAAATATTGCCATCGTTTTTTCAAAAGCGGTTATTCCGCAAAATTATACAGTTGAAGACCTGATTTCTTTAGGAAAATACATTTACTATCCCTTTTATTTCGAGCTGAAAAAACAGGATAGAGCTGAAGTTGCGGAAATTATTGAAGAACTCGATCTTGCACAATATAAAAATACACCGCTCAAAAATCTTTCCGACGGAAATCTTCAGAAAGCATTTATAGGACGGGCATTGACGCAAAATTCGCCCATTATAATTTTGGATGAACCAACAACGCATCTCGACGAGAAAAATAAAATCATCATTCTGAAAACACTCAGAAAACTTGCCAAAGAACAGAATAAATTAATCCTTTTTTCGTCCCACGACTGGCGTCTGGCAAAGGAATTTGCGGATAAAATCTGGTACATCAAAGAAAAACAGTTGTTTGCCGGGATGGTTGAAGATGTTATGATACAGAATGATGAGCTTACCAACGCCTCACTTTTTCAGGTCAATAAAAACTTCGTGGCACCATCCATCAGCTCGCCGGAGATTCAGAAAGAAATGCTCTACTCGCTTTTGCAGAAAAACTTTCAGAAAGACCTGTCAGGTCTCAGTTTTACTTATCAGAACAAAATCTGGAACATTTCTGATACGAATACAACTTATCAATGCGAATCTTTCGAAGATATTCTGAAAATCATCCAAAACATTCATTAA
- a CDS encoding iron ABC transporter permease — protein sequence MSKKFKILCSVLILAIFIVSIINLNTGFLSLNFNDFFGENSNSQIAEIRVNRVLAMLLAGISIPTSGFLMQEYFQNPLAGPDILGITSVASLSVAFYIFFSNSILLPEFLQNSFLSLSAIVGSLLLMLVLLSMSGKFQDKSYLIIFGFLVSAFAGAIVSLLQFYAENQSLKNYILWSFGANNMVSRNQIFVLSVLVAIGLFVCFKTIKPLIGNSLGSSYAQSLGVNLNHLKLLIIVTSSLLSASITAFLGPILFIGIIVPHFCRLIYNPAKLWQQWILNIFLGMLIMLIFSIAAEKTQIPLNVISSVFGIPVILMMLLRQNKV from the coding sequence ATGTCAAAAAAATTCAAAATCCTGTGTTCAGTATTAATTTTAGCAATATTCATTGTTTCTATTATTAATTTGAACACAGGATTTTTAAGTTTAAATTTCAATGATTTTTTTGGAGAAAATTCCAACAGTCAGATTGCTGAAATACGTGTAAACAGGGTTTTGGCAATGCTTTTGGCTGGCATTTCCATTCCAACCTCAGGTTTTCTGATGCAGGAATACTTTCAAAATCCGCTTGCCGGACCAGATATTTTAGGAATCACATCAGTTGCGAGTTTATCGGTAGCATTTTACATTTTCTTTTCAAACAGTATTTTGCTTCCAGAATTTTTACAAAACAGTTTTTTAAGCTTGTCCGCAATCGTCGGAAGTCTACTTCTGATGCTTGTTTTACTGTCGATGTCCGGTAAATTTCAGGATAAATCTTACCTGATTATTTTCGGATTTTTAGTTTCGGCTTTTGCGGGAGCGATTGTTTCTCTGCTACAGTTTTACGCTGAAAATCAAAGTTTAAAAAATTATATTCTGTGGTCATTTGGAGCCAACAATATGGTTTCCCGAAATCAGATTTTTGTCCTTTCAGTATTGGTAGCAATCGGATTATTTGTTTGTTTTAAAACCATAAAACCTCTAATCGGAAATTCTTTGGGAAGTTCTTACGCACAAAGTTTAGGAGTAAATTTAAATCATTTAAAATTGCTTATCATTGTCACTTCTTCCCTGCTTTCTGCTTCTATTACAGCTTTTTTAGGACCCATTTTATTCATCGGAATTATCGTTCCCCACTTTTGCAGATTAATTTACAATCCCGCAAAATTATGGCAGCAATGGATTTTAAATATCTTCTTAGGAATGCTCATCATGCTCATTTTCTCCATCGCCGCAGAAAAAACGCAAATTCCTCTTAATGTAATAAGCTCAGTTTTTGGAATTCCTGTAATTTTGATGATGTTGTTGAGGCAGAATAAAGTGTAA